The DNA region TGGGTCTCCACCTCGTTGCCACTTCCAAGCTGCAAGTTAAAAGTTGCAACAATCGGCAGCCGCCAAATTGAATTCAAGCGTGGCTAACATTGATTTCCCCCCCCTAACCAATGGCTTCCCTCCTCCCCAATACAATAAGTTTCATTCTGTTTATGCGATTTTAATACGATTTTCGCATTCATCTAACCAAAAGTGGGCGTTGTCAGTCGGGGAGTTGTGATAAGGACCCACCAGACTATACTAAATAGTCTATGCGGACTTGGCATGATGCAATCGGGCGGTGAGATTGCAACAAAGGCTGGTGCTAGCTGGCTTTGTTATTAAAATGCCATTAAAATTGGGACAAGCGGTAAATTCGATCTACAGTCAGACAAATAAAATTGAACTCGAACTAATAGCTCAAAAGATCTATGGGCTAAAGCAAACTATAAAAGTGTCGTACATGATTTTTAGCTGTTAGCGGAATTGTTATTTCAATTTAAACAACGtggaaaatcatttttattttttttttgcataccttctttttattttgttaagCAAGCTGTTGggttgttattttttaaatattaatcataaaaaaggaaaaccttaaatattattattttatatttatttaattgcaGTTATAGTGCATGTAACTCTTTTGCTAGTAAAACTATggatattttttgtttgtataaaAAGGAAAGATGAACGATATTCatatttgaaattcaagtaaagtttaactaatatattttttttacggAAAATTTAAGTTACCTAATATGACTGTACCCCAGACTTTGCCGTTCTGGTGGGGCACACGTCGCTTGCCATTGTTTTGCTTTGGGTTGTGCAACTGCCACGGCGTCAACCTGATTTATGCCACTTGACCGGAGTGCAGCCCGTGTCCGCTGTCGCACCGCCTTAGAAACCTAACGCCTTGCCGCTCGGACGCCTGCGCAGTGGAGACTCAGAACTTTATGCCCAAGATCAATGCCAGCTCAGCGGATCGCAGATCTCAATTGAGCGCGTTGCTCATGCCGGGCCAATGGTTATCCGGAATTCAAGGCGGGGCAGCTCTATATGACGAAGTGGGCGTATTCATGCTGTGCACCTGGTCACCAAGAATTTATGTATGCAAATAATTACGAACAACTGAAAGACATTAGGAAGCACTATTTtgctctttaaaaaaatgggaaGTTATTATAGCAATAGACTTAGAGCGTTCAGAATCTcgctaaaaaataaaattagagTTTAGGAAAAGACACCAAACAAGTAAGTTTTTTAGGATGGGGAATACAAAATGTCTAGATATGAAACAAAAAGGCTACGCCCATGATTGTAATGCTGATAGTGCACCTTTATTCAGTGCACCTGGCCATAAAGCAAAGACCTATTTGCATACATACAACGAAAAACAATAAGGAAAGTATTAGATCAGTTTAGTTTAGACCTTGTAGCCGACGAAGTGACGGCGACCGATGACCTCGCCCATGTAGAACCAGGTAATAACCTCCACGGTGACCAGAACATTTAGCCAGGCCTCGCTGACGGTGATTTGGGAAAATCCCGACTTCTTCATCATATCCTTCTTGGAGACCTTCTTGGCGGTCTCGGCGGTCTTCTTCAACTTCAGAAAATCAGCGGGCAGCGGAGGCGATAGCTCCACCTTGGCGTACTTCCAGAATTCTTCAAGCTGCGGACGTGCTGCCACAACAAACTCTGTGGAATACCAggttttcattatattttagGCGAAATAGGAGTGTACAACTTACTGTTGGCTAGGGCCTGGGCCTTGGCAACCAATTGACTCATTTTGTAgatagaaaaataaaacaagaaatgaAAATTCCTGGAGAATTAACAATTTTACGATGGAATGTTCTCGTGCAAAGTTATCGAACTGAACAGCTGTCATGAATTTTTTCGATAGATTAGCAATAGGCTCCTTGTCACCAAGCGATTTTAGAGCCTTAAAAGGCTGCTACACACTTTACGATTTAGGTCCTGGAAATTCCGAAGCTCGACAATGAAAACAGGGATGGTAAAATAGTATGTCAAGCAATATGAATTATTACATATTATTAAAGTTTAAAGAAAACTTATGTTTAAAGTAAAGTAAAATCATTTTCAAtctttaacattttaaaagctAATAGCTTAAAACTATTAGTTTCAGCTCAGCTCAAAAAgctttattttttctaaccatGATGTAGTGCCATGTAAATGTGTTTggaaaatttgcataattGCGGCCTGGTTGAAAATAACCTGCACCAATTATGCGATTTGCGGGCGATAAACTGACCGATCATTACCAAACCGACAAGATGGCTATTACTAGAGCGCCCCGCCCACTTGCCAGAGCGAAACAATGGTATAAAATAGAATAGGAAAAATGGAAACACGCCCTAAAAAATTGGCCTGCATTGTCTGCTGGTCATCGCCGGGAAAATCTCTTAAATTTGCAATAAAACGCTGGGTATTTCGTCATCAGTTGAATGCAATTGGTTGCCATAATGCATATTTTAGGCATGCTGGTTTATTAATGAAGCTCTAATAGAACCGAGGTGAAGGGCCCGGCCCATTCTTCAAATACAAAATTGCTCCGGTTCTCTAGCCAAAGTTGGTCTAATTGCGCCAGTTAGACGAGTATGACATTCCATCGAGACCCGTTACGTTGCCCTATGCATAATCATATTGGATGTGATTAATGGATCGCATTTATTTTTCGCTGCAGCTGTCCGCTAAATGGTTTCAGTCTCACATTTGGCCAGTTTGACACTCTGACCCACGtctaaatgaaaaataaaaataaacgtGGCCAGCGTTTTTGATCTGCATGTCCGTGACAATTTCAAGTTGAGGCTGCAATTGGCCGGGGGTTTAAGCCAAATGCCCCAAACATGGAAATGTAGTCCACCAATTCGGTTTGctattttgcatttttattgtttgccAATGCTGACAGCCTTTGATTATATTTATTCTTGGGCGTTGCCCCGCCGCAATGCGAGAATTGCCTTCCTATTTTTGGTGGAGCAGCGGGCAGCGAAAACAAGGCAAAACTGCAGAGGCtaattgtttatttaaacacTGCGAAAAATTCCAAAGTTCTGGAATTCGCGACGGGAAATCACGACCTTCCTGACGTCAGTTTGATTTGTTTATGTAACATAGAATGGCGTACTTTGAAATACTTTGCaattttgtaatatatatttcaGAAAAACTGTGTTAGGATTCCTAACTGAGGAACattctttcaataaaattgGTAATAAAAATCCGATATACATGCATGATATTCACAAGATTAAAATGATTCCGTTTTGACTATCGATTTTGTAAGGCATTTCCTTTCTTAGCCAACACTTAATGTGTGAACACATTAAAACCACATTTGATTACTGAAGGAGTTTAACGGTTGGCTAGTTTTTTGGCATTTAAAGCTCAGTTAATTTTATTGCATTGATTAAGTCATTGCAGAGGCTAAGTTCTAAGTCCGCCTTGGGGCCAAGTAATTGTTATTTCAGTGTAGGCACGCGACTTTATTATACTTAGCTTTACAGAAATTCCATGCCCCAAGCTGCAAAGCTGAGCACTCATACCAACGGACTATATAATTGCAACAAAGAATTCTGAAAGCTAATGCAGCAAAAACTTTGCTCTATGCCATTGCAAATTGAATGCTTTGGGCCCCATGCTTATGACTTTTTAAATGTGTTTGTGCTTTATCAATATAATTTGGTGTTTGTGGCAATTTTCAAGCCGCTGATTGGGCCAACCGATTGTGTCGGTTCAATATCTATGCTTATGTGTATTTGTGTTTCACCCTCGGCTGTAAATTCTTGTTTATACAGTCCAGCTTCCatataacaaaaaacaaaatttagaGTATCTTTAGAAACAACCTTTATTCGTATTCAGAAAGGCTGACAGGTAATGTTGgactttatttaaaataattgctTATTATACGAAATTTGTATTAAACTTTTGgttctttaacttttttaaaactttaagtaCTAAACTTTGTATACTAATTTTAGTCAAGACATATACAacttactaatctttaattattattttatttctgaaaTGTAGGCACAATATCAAATTTAAGTGAATGTCCTGAATCttgtctttaaaaaattataataggTAATATATTAGATCATTTGGGGACAAATACATTTAATATAATTAgcaattatattataattaaattttaatttaattttagtgttaacatttttttacttCCTTAAATATGCATAGGTCTAATAATTTAGGGTGCTACATCTTTATAAGCATTGTAAATTGCTTAGGCTGGTTTAAGgatacaatattttttctgATCCGTTAATAGTGTAAGCATTATTGGTTTTGAGCTATAGAAGTCCGACTGTGGTAATTTGCGCAATCATTGACGCCCGCCGCCCCCTTTTCGTGGGTGAGAGGGGCGTGGCCTGGGAGGGTGGTGGTCAGGTGAAGCGGGAAGCGACACCCAAGGCAGAGATCTTCGAGCAGCTGGGCAGTGAAAGGCCAAAACCCGGAGCGGATCTACTATGGGAATGGTATGGGTACTCCAATTCTGCCCGAGACTTGGGCTTGGGCGTCGGCGTCTCTAGAGCAGAGTCTCTCGCGCCATTCGCCTCTCTGGCGCtttttgatatatattttcttgacTTGGGGGGCAGGTTTCGGTTTTGGAATTGGAAAAGCAAAGCAAAGTCCGCGCCGCGTTTTTCGTATATAAGTTGCCACAATTTGGTAGTCGAAATCAGAATCAACTCGTTCGCTGAGTATTCAACACTACTTCTCCTTCAACAACCCAGCTTCAAAACCCACCCCAAAACAACCAACATGAAGGTGAGGCAATATCAGCAGGACTAAATCTGAAAACATTTTCAGAACTTTCGAAGAAGTGTTCTGGAAAATTTTTGGAATACTCAAAGCATTATtctgaaaacatttttagaattttCGAAAGAGTATTCTTGAAAATTGTTCCAGAACGTTCAAATCAGTATTCTAAAACacctttaaaattttcaaaaagttttcaaaaagtttttaaaaagtttttgaaaagttttaaaatgtttctaaGATTTGTTCCTAAAATCTTGAAAGTAACTGACATTCTTATATGGACTTCCAGTTCGCCGTTGCCGTAGTCATGTTCGTGTGCGCCCTGGCTGGAGCTCATGCCTCGTGGGCCCAGATCGCTCCCGGTGTGTCCTATGTGAGCCCCGTGGCCCATGGTGGACCTGGTCTGTGGAACGGAGCCTGGAACGGCGCCTGGAACGGTGCCTGGAACGGCGCCTGGAACAACGGCTGGAACGGTGCCCACTGGGGTGCCCCTGCCGCCGTGGCCGTCCATGCCAGCGCCGCTGCTCCCTGGGGTCTGACCGGTGCCGGATGGCACGGCGCTGCCGTTCCCGGAATCAACCTCGCCCAGGGACCTGGTCTGGCCGCCGGCCATGGCCATGAGGGCGTCTATGTGGCCAAGACCCGTGGTGCCATCCACACCGCTCCCCTTGCCGGACACATCAACTCCGCCACCTCCGTGAACGTGGCCCCCGCCCCGGGAACTCTGTAAGTCGGGAACTACCTACCCAGTAACCCAAACCGATGCCAAACGGAGCGGATGGATGGCAGTATCTACCACTGATCTCCAACTGCTTCAGCGACTTACCACGACTACTCCAACCGGATAAATACCCATCTCTCTCTGTACACTTATTGTTAAGCACACCGCTCTTAGTCCCCCCGATACGAACACGATCCTGATCTTGGGTCCATGTCCATATCCTCTTGGACATTTCCCAACGCACTCAGCAATATATAAGTCCAACAGCAAttacaacaactacaacaaacCAACAAACGACAGcatgttaattttattttttgagaaCTCTTCAATTACTTCCCATCTGCTATCCTGTCTTTCTCTAATCTACATCTATCGCtatatctatctatctgtCTGGCATATCGTCCTATGATATGCCCTGTCAACCTGTAAATATCCCATTGTATTCTAGTAATCTGCAACAATGTAAAGATTGACGAAAGCGTTATAAATAAAGCCATTCAGCGTTTTTTATACGAATTAACTATtgtgtttttgtaaatatggGATTATTGGGATACTCCTGAACAAGGTTTACATAATACTCGTGGCTTATTGAAATCCTTTCTTAAATATTGGATATGAAATATATTAACTTTAacttataaaatgttaaatcccgttttaaaaataacgtttgcttattttaaaaaagctTACTAATTTCTATGATTTAGTTTTTACCAGGACTTTTTTTCAttaacttaaattaaaatattttttataggaCTCTTCAATATATGTATCCATTCTTAAGTTGCTTAGCTTTTCAAGTTGTCAAGTACAAAACATAAACACTTTAgtcttttataaaatttattaataacatttattttgtattttgaaattcaaaatttagtTCTTAgaaataacactttttaaattttcctaattctaaaaaaaaaatatatttatgttttcCTATATTACTAAAAGTCAATTGTTCTGTCAAGACCACTTTACACACCCTTTCCTAATTGTAAGACAAAGCATTGAATCACTTTTAAACTCTCATTAAACTCAACTATATCATAAGCCTTATATTAGTTAATTATAAccttgtgtttttttttgcacctGTTCGACCTTGAGAAGCCGACAAATTGTTCATTTGATTCCATATCTGCCAAGAATGTCTAGATCAAATGTGTCTTTGTCTTTAAGTGTGTATTATTATAGTGACAGTCCTAATTTGCTTGGCAATAGTATCGACCACTGCTGAACGGTAGTCAAGTTGGGGGCCAATGGTCATTAGATCGAGTTAATTGGAGCAGAGCCAGCTCATATGCACGTATTGGGCGCACAGGGCGTATGCTTAATTATGCAAACGCTTAGCGCTAATTACAGATCGCACAGAGACCAAGTTTCGGTTTCAGTCAGCACCTGGGCTTCTGGTACAACTAAATAATTGCCCCAGAGTAAATTATAGCAGTCGCTAATTACAGATTATCATCGCATCGCAAGAATTCAACTTGAACTTTTTTGGTGTCTGCCAACAGTTTTTTGCCAAGACTCGATCGATCTCACCCACATTTGTATGGAAACAAGTTTTTCTTTTCGGCATAATTGAATTGTCTTTGCTGGGCTAAATTTGCACTAAAGTCTGACTTAATTGCTGCACCTAATGGGTTTCCGATATGTTTATGTGGGCTGTTCCCGGCGGTAGACACCCACACTCCCGATTTATTTCAGCCAGGTGAATGTTGTGCAATGTCGATTCCATTAGGTAATCGGAGGTGGAAATAATTAGGGAAATAGCCTGGCAACCAAGATAAAGGTGGAATGCCTTTTAGCTGAGTTAAATATACATTTCGCAGACCTAAATTAAACCTATGTCACTCTAAATTTAATGTTACACTCTAGATAATAGCCATGTTTTCCTATTTAagataaaataaagtaaaacatTACTTTTATACaactacaaatatttttgaaatagtATCTAGTTACATATagtatttaaaaatctttttataGACAAGACGGGTTTGTAAGCTAAAAAGCATTTGACTCATTCAATGGCAACTTTTTATGttcttttaaatatggtttatttaataatgtaaattttattatCATTGGCTAAGTTATTATTGTAATTCTAAGACAAGATTAATTGATTATTACTGTTAGAATTTTTATGAATGATTTCAAGTTTGTTCTAAGCAAGTAGTTGCTacacttttaaaatttcccataaaaatcaattgatTAAGTAGGTGTTTCCTGGCATATTATTAACCCTTAAGACACATAAATCAGTTATTAGCCGGCCTTATACAGGATACCAATCTCTCCATAATTGGATTCGTGTTATAAATCATACTGAAATGCTAATCGCGCACAAACAACAATTAAGTAATTAAAGTGGCGGTGTGATGGAGTGAAAATCAACTTACCGGAACTGCAGCTAAAAAGTGGGTTGGGCCACTCACTCAGACAGTTGGACCCACATGGACCCACATGGCCACGGAGATGGAAAACACACTCACCGAGAATGCATTTCTGGGGCGGTGCAATGTGTGGATATGGTGGTGCGACTCTGAGTCAGTTCATGGGTACTGTTCCTACATATAATTAAAGTATGGTTTGATAATGAACCGTTCAATAATACTACTAATACAATAATTCTTATAAGTACTATAcaacaatataatttttcgaTGATTGCAgctttaatattatttagagcttaaatatatattatttttaagttccatgcacttttaatataataacatAATGACAAAGTAGGTGTAGAACTAGTTCTTCAACACAACCGCTCTGAAGGCGTTCAACATAGCCTTTTGATCTCCCCACCGATAGATCGATCAGAACCGATCCGATCCGTTCCGATCCGAAGCATGTCATTAGCGCTGATCATATGCATGCGGAGCAGTGTCAGCGGTGTCCACCGTGTCATGGTGTGTGAACTCTCACTTTCATGAACCCTCCGACGTAGCTGATTTCCTATAGCTGATGTGGTCAGCAGTGGGGTATAAAACTGGCCGGCAGCACCGTTGACAGATCAGTTCAGAACAAGAGTTCAATCCGAGCGCAACCCAAAACCCACAATCAGCACCATGAAAGTGAGTTATTAAACGGACTTATCCTGATAAATACAACCGAAGCCATGTTTAAGGATACTGAAAGAATTCAGTTAGCCCTTAAATGGCTTAAACTTAAAGTGTCTAATAATCTTGAAGTCCATCGCTTTTTGTAAATTTTCAAAAGTAAAGTTTTGAAATTTCATAATTCATAAATAAAAGGACTAAAgattttaaaaccactttaaTTGGCGTACTCCTACCAACTTTAAAGTGATATTTTATAATCCTATCCTTACTTGTTGAAAtgtaatattgaaaaataatcaAAGGCAACAGTTATATAATACTGATTTCCTTTTgtagaaataattaaattggaaattaatttattaatatgaaTAATATTCTTACAGTTCGCCGTCGCCGTTGTCTTCACCTTGGCCCTCGCCATGGGCGTACAGTCGTCCGTGATCCCCCTGCTCTCCCAGGTGGCCGGCCATGGACTCTCCTACACCGCCGTTTCTGGACCCGCTGTGGTGGCCTCTCCCTGGGCCGTTCCCGCCGCCCACTGGCCCGCCGCCGTGAACGTGGCCTCCTGGCCCCCGGCAGCCATCCATGCCCCTGCCGCCGTGGCCGTCCATGCCGCCGCTCCCGCCGTGGTGGCTGCCCATGGTCCCGCCGTCGTCGTCGGCCCCGTGGCCCATGAGGGCGTCTACACTGCCCAGACCCGCGGAGCCATCCACACCGCTCCTCTGTCCGGACACATCCAGTCGGTGGCCTCCATCAACGCCGCCCCTGCTCCCGGAACTCTGTAAAAAGGATACTCTAGAAGTTCTATAGAAATCAATCGCTGATCAGACCACTGCCGTTACCATGGAAACTGACCCTTAAGGGGGGAATACACCCCCAACACTGTTTTGTAAATACATTGTATATATAGACAATATATAGACAGGGTACACTCGCACCTAGCACCTGAACAGGATCCTTCCAAACCTGTCCCAGAAACAGAGTCATCAAAATTCCCTTTCGACCTAAGCACACGGCCACTTTTGTGGTTTCCTCTTTCTCTCGCTTACCTATTTATTTAGCATACATTTTCGAAGCATTCCTGTGAAAAGCCGCCACAAGCTTTCCTTCGATGGGGATGCCAAAAGCATTCTAGAAGGAAATGTTTGATCATTCTGCcaataaagaaaatgtaactaaaatataacatttttattttgtgaaaAAGTGAAAATGGGGGAGATCTGGGCAGAAATATCTTGTGTTgtcataaaaaaaagtttttataaacctTCACAACACTGCCTAAGGGAATAACTTGAATCTCCCTACGTTGGTCAATactgaaatttaaatttctgGCGCAATTCTGTTACCGGCCTAACAATGCAAAtctattataaataaaattaaatttattttaccaTGGATTttgtacacagagaaaactatctaagaacattgttcttgaattgagaacattgttcttgaattgagaacattgttcttaaaaatcgtgtaagtacattttggtatcaatataagaacgaaatggtgagaagagaaaagttaaattgagtttatttaacaactttttgataagtatacactaaggactaaactaatagtttatttgtacatacaatgtacttaaataccgccaattcaacttgattcaagcaaaataaaaacattttcatcttaaaaatgtcgttctatttttaagaacattttcaactcagatgagaacgtcagaattttctctgtgtacaaATATGGCTTGCTTGGTTCGTTTGGACGGTAACTTTagattaattaaataataaaaaaatttagggcacacacaattttttttctatttatcaatttaaaaatgttaagttcATTTTTGTGATCCAACTTTGGGGTCCAACTCAACCAGGAACTACCATAATTTTCCTGGGGAATTTTGTTAGTGTTATTAGTGTTATTaaagttaaaactttttttaatgttagGGGGTTATGCTTCAACATTAGTTCATAGCAatttataaattcttttaatatacAACTACTGAAATTCAATAGATTTCAatgaattattaattattattgttcATGTACAAATATTAGCATTAGCAtccattaaaattgtttatttggACTTTAGCATATTAAACTCGTTTCAGCTAGTAATAGATCAATTGACAGCATAATTGTATTGCACTAAAACAAGTTCAAATTATACAGCTGATGCTTTTAAATAGCCCGCGAATGATAAATTCCCCACAACCACAGTCAATTAGTATACACAGTCCGTTGGCTCTTAAACTATTATCGCCGCATTGTTACGCCTCCTAATGCTCTTGATTGATTCATTTCCTCAAATTGTCACATAGAACCCCCTTCCTCTATAAAAAAGTGTGAATAGAGCGACGCAATTGAATCGAAAGCTGAAATGTCAAGTTCATGCGCATGCGCAAAGTCTCCAACTGCGTTCGAATGCAAAATGCCGTCACAAATCAAATCGAATCAGCATTGGCCTCTCGCACTTGTTTTCCCCCATGTATCTTTCGATTTATTATAGCTGAATACAACTGTTGCGTGATTTTTCCCTCCGACTCTGCCACCCCCTTTTTTATATGTTTCCCACTTCAAGTTTCAGCTGCGGCTTACAAAGTCTCGCGCTTGTTTTTCATGTTTATAGTTTCGTTTTTGTTGCCGCATTTGGCCGTTGAATGAAATGCGTCAGTGTATCAATAACAATCCCCCCTCAGACTTCCTTCAACATTTTCTCACCACACCTCCTTTGGAGAACACAGAGaaaaatttatgtttattttgtaTGAATTTCTTTTATGATTAACTTTGTATAAATGTTTAACCTTTTTAAATTACTTGATTTCCTGTTAGGTAAGCTTCAAATCTACAAAATTATCCCTAATGTGTTTTTTTAAAcatgtataaaatatttacattaaaCATATTTGTAGGTGTTttttcttacatttttataccgactaaaatgaaattattttcttaaatGCAAAGCATAAAATCTACAAAATactaaaactattttaaagaatttctGTATAATTTTTACTGCTAAGACTTTATTTCTGTGCACCGTCTTGCGATTGAATCGACTGTATTGAACTGACTGCAATGATTTATTGTACGCCGGCGGCCAAGAGTCAAGCGTCAATCGTGTCGACAGTCTCCCCTTACTTGGAGTCCGACTCGAAAATGGCAAGAAATTTCCTACTGGGCTTCGTTTTGGCAATAGCCGGTAATTGACCGGCAAGAGAAAATCACACAGAAGTCGCGGGGTCAATACGAATTTGGTGTGCTCTTGCCTTCGACCATATATgtaatttagaaaattgatTCGACTTGGGGGTAAGTAATAACCACTTTGTACTTACTTAATTTAACATAATAATCGAAAGCTTTGGTAGTATAATAGTTAGATTTAATTGACTTTACATGTTCCCACACTCTTAATTTGATTATCTGTAACACATTAACCTACGATTATTTATtatgttataaaaaaaatagcttTACTTTAATATGGGAAGTAGAAAATACTATTTTTCATTGACAGAACAGTTCAAAATGTAccataaatgtattatattatCCAAACACAAGCGTAAATGTAAAACAATTCATTATAAACATAATAATATACATTGAATTTGATCCAAGCCACTCAATAAAAACTTAAAGATTAATTTTACAATGCTTTTAAATCTTTGAAATAGATGTTTCATTTTAAATTgctattttaatttgtttacaaaTAATCCCTAACTTTTTgatttgtattttgtatttttttaaatatttattatttaaaaataatatttttgtagtTACCAATAC from Drosophila subpulchrella strain 33 F10 #4 breed RU33 chromosome 2L, RU_Dsub_v1.1 Primary Assembly, whole genome shotgun sequence includes:
- the LOC119547950 gene encoding ATP synthase subunit g, mitochondrial, giving the protein MSQLVAKAQALANKFVVAARPQLEEFWKYAKVELSPPLPADFLKLKKTAETAKKVSKKDMMKKSGFSQITVSEAWLNVLVTVEVITWFYMGEVIGRRHFVGYKV
- the LOC119548453 gene encoding adult cuticle protein 1; this encodes MKFAVAVVMFVCALAGAHASWAQIAPGVSYVSPVAHGGPGLWNGAWNGAWNGAWNGAWNNGWNGAHWGAPAAVAVHASAAAPWGLTGAGWHGAAVPGINLAQGPGLAAGHGHEGVYVAKTRGAIHTAPLAGHINSATSVNVAPAPGTL
- the LOC119548404 gene encoding adult cuticle protein 1, encoding MKFAVAVVFTLALAMGVQSSVIPLLSQVAGHGLSYTAVSGPAVVASPWAVPAAHWPAAVNVASWPPAAIHAPAAVAVHAAAPAVVAAHGPAVVVGPVAHEGVYTAQTRGAIHTAPLSGHIQSVASINAAPAPGTL